From Brassica rapa cultivar Chiifu-401-42 chromosome A06, CAAS_Brap_v3.01, whole genome shotgun sequence:
TATCTTCATTAAGCTGTCGATAAAGTGAAACATCTCAAGATATTGTGGACAAGATGTATAAAATGTATTGTGGACAAGGTTTTGTGAAAAAATGTGTAAACATGGCTTAGTTAAACATCTCTTCAAATTATTGTGGacaagatgtataaaatatattgtgGACAAGGTTTTGCAAAAAAATGTGTGAACATAGCCTACTAAACTAAAACctacataaaaaaattgaaaatttcttCTGAATGAGCTTACATGATTGTTTCTTCACGATCAGTGATGTTGAAGTTCTTCCTTGTGAAAAAATAGAGAACTTCTCCAGCAACTTTCATTAGCTCCTTACTCCTTTTCCTTAGCTAAAAACAAAGGTCTACCTCactatctgaaaaaaaaaaatccaaatattGGTTTTGAGAGCTTGATAGTGAAGCTAGAGAAAGAGACCAAAGTTCAAACCTTTGATTTAACGGAGCTTTTAACTAGAGACCAAAGTCTGGAACTGAAATAACAAACAAACCCACTGATATGTGTAGTAGCTAGCCAACGAGTAACCACTACCAGTCTCCCGCTCTCTGCCATTATCAGTAATGAACTAGGGTTGTGTTCCCACCATTGATGAATCTGAATGGCAGTATTAAGAGGCTCCACAACCATGGCGGTGACAGGGGAGACTCTGTTTCGTTTCGTCACACATGCCCGTCTCCACCCTTTGATTACTACATCTCTTGAAGTCATCCATTGACAAGACAACGAAGGAGAAAACAGCTTCGCCGCCACAGCTGTCGTTAAGGTTGTGTAGACAAAGATTCATGGACAAAGGAAATCAGAGATAACAACCTTGAAACTCATCCACTCTCTGAAACTCCACCACAGCTATCCCGAGTTCACCCATGGCGGATCCCGAACTCACACACAGAAAATCATGAACTCATCCATAGCGAATCTCGAGCTCATCCACTCTCTAAAACAACACCGCAGCTATCTCGAGCTCATCCACGGTGGATCCCGAGCTCACCCACTTTGAATCCCAAACTCATCAACTCTCTAAAGCAAAGCAACTCTGTGAGTAACTATTAGTGATGGGCCTAACTCACACCCAAAAGCTAGCTCAAGAGTGGAGGTTTACCCATACACTTATATATTGCCCAAGGACCATCATCCCACACGATGTGGGACTCTAATAGTAACAGAGGAGAGGAGAATCGAAGAAGCTTTGATTAGTTTTTATCAATTTGGAAATTTGGTAATTAGAATTCAGAAAGAGAagggtttgtttcttgttgatGATTCAGACTAGTCGGTGTTTTAGAGGAGAAACTGCAAGGAGAAAGTGTAAAGAACGATTTGCTAGAATCTAGGGTTCTTAGGAATCACCGTAAGAGGGGTGGGGTGGTTTGAGAGATGCTGTGAATTTTGAATTAGAAACTAGGGTTTGGAAATTGGTAAAAGGAGGGTTTGGTACGGAAAGTAAATTGGAAGGCTCGGACccggtttgatttttttttctttttctattagCTGAAGACATAAATGTCATTCAGCAAGTAAAAAGGTTGTCACAAGTGGAAAGTATTTTGGAATGAAATTCCAAAGTCATAAAGTGTCTCGGAGAGTTAAAAATTCTTACTTAAGACCACACCTGACTGTACTTCTTATATCATGTTAACACTAGGTGATCCGCCCGCGCTGAAGCGCGGGTATAGTTAAGTTAATtagtatttataatttattatgtaaaattattatttatttataaaatatataaatttttttatgaaagtaGTATTATATGTATAAAGTGCACGTTATAGTTAAATTCTTTTAGtatttatacttttattatgtaaaattatgatttatttataacatatatatatatatatatatatatatatatataaattttgttatgaaagtagaattattatatgtataaaGTGCACGTTAAAGCTGGAGAGAAGAATGTGCTTGAGAATAAGATTCAGCGGTGGTGATAATGCCCGAAGCGTTAAAGCTTCAGCAGGACAAAGCAGCGAAGGGGTGGAGAAAACAGACAGcaccggaggaggaggagcaagaCAGTTCGCTGGTCCTGTAATGGGGGTTACTACACTTGATCGTGGCTTTGCTAACTCCACTACCGTTGAGCATTAACCCTTTTATGATTACTCTAGTGTTTGTTTGAATTGGATTTAAAGAATCCTGTTTGTCTGGATATTAGGATGAAGTTGTGAAACTTTCACCGCACGCGAGGGCTATTAGAGATGTGGAAGATGAGGAACTAAGAAGCTTTTTCTTCGGAATGTGAGGTTTCAATTAATAAGTAGTTGTGGAAGATAACAGCCGTCTACTGTTTTTATCTCTTCAAAGCTTGTTGGACCTTCGACTATTTTTAGCAAAACCCTTAAATAATACACTTCACCTAAAGATGGTGGCACATAAGTGATCCTTCCGATTGCAAAACCCCTCCGCCTTGGTTTCCACATTCTGGTTTTAGATGCCAGACAAAGTACGATGGGAAGTCTGCATAAGTGAGATTTTTTGATTCTGGATATATCTTATTGGCCTCCATCCAGGCTACAAACTTGGACTTCCCGACAGAAATTCGGGTTAGTACTTCTTCAACGGGGTCATCTTCATTGTAAACAACCAGTTGTTGACGTGGGAGATGGAATGATAGTTTTTCTACTGATGTAGTCCGATAATGAGTAGGAAAAGCAAGAGTTCTCCAAGTAGCtcacatgctgatatgtatctGAAAAAAAATTGCCAAACTAAAATTCAGCTAATGAACATTAAGAATCATACGATAAATCTGATTGgttttccattttattttcaaaagataGGAAAGGAATAATATTTTTCAGTCATCACAATACTTGAATCTAATTTGAAATCGTGAACAacctaacaataatttaaatcTGATAGTCAGTCTCACCATTATCAAAATACTACATTATAAAAACTCAGCTAATGAACATTAAGAATCATACGATAAACTCACATTGTATCTCGTAGAATATTGTCAAGCTTTGAGTTATCCTTCCCCTTTGTTTTTATCTGCTCCATTGGTCCAATATTCACAATTTGACCAATCACAtctgaaaatatcaaaaaactCTGTCATAAAtcccaaatttaaataaaagaatatttttgaaattattcaaaatagaaaatataacttACCGACCAAAATGTTTTTGTCTAGCTTTCCGGATAATATCTCTTCaaagtttgaaaaatatttttctggATAATACTCGAGAAAATCATCAGCTGCTTTGACCTTAGTTGTTCTGAAGAATGTAATCTTATAAGGATAAGGATTGGTCCTAAATTCTCCAAGATAGTCCTTCAACTGGAAAGTATTGATGCTCACAGCTTCACCTTCTTTCAGAACAGTTAGGTGTTTCTTCATCAAGTTTTCTTCAACTTGAGCATGAATCTTTGATCCCTATAAACAGAAAAATAACAACGATAACTAAAAGGTCTTTTAAGACAACATGAATGAAtttatataatcatataaattataaataaataaatatgtttttatggGATTAAGAACAAGCCTCTTCATCAATCAACACCATCTCATGAGTGTTTCCAGAACTCTTGTAGGTCTTCCAGAGGACCAGAACCTTCACTTTGATTTTTTGTGTTTCATCAGCGGAATCAATGTTTTTCACAAGAACAAAGGAATTGTTTTTCTTAGATATAATCGACATTGCAATAAACTTTGTAAAACTTGAGGGCAATTTTAATATGGGTAGTGAATTTTAAAGTTgtctatcatatatatatatatatagcataaTAGGTCAAATTCATGtgagaattatatattttccataattatttctttccttttgtgTTTTTCTATTAATGGGAAATATACAAAACAATTGAgtgaaaaagtaaaatttacatCTCTAAGAAATATCGAAGTCACGAACCGACATGACATGCGTGACACGCAATTGTAATAGTTACTATATGTAGCATAATAGGTCAAATTCACGtgagaattatatattttccataattatttctttccttttgtgTTTTACTATTTATGGGAAATATACAAAACAATTGAgtgaaaaaagtaaaatttacatCTTTAAGAAATATTGAAGTCACGAAGTCACCGACATGACATGCGTGTCACGCAATTGTAAGAGTTACCATAACTAAATATGGTAATAAATAAGAGTTACCAAAACTAAATAAGAGTTACCATAACTAAATATGGTAATAAATAAGAGTTACCATAACTAAATAAGAGTTACTATAACTAAATATGCATAAATAAGAGTAATCATAACTAAATATGCATACCTAGTTGGAATAAGATGTGacttttacatatttaatttggAATATAAATTGGAATATGAATCATTATGACCACGTGTAATTGATTTTTGTATATCCATAccagattttttaatattaattttattgacttcgtaatttattaaactattgaATACATGCATGTATCTTCCAACCGGTGAGATTATTTAATAACTGAAATTATGCATGGTTGCCAAGAGACCTGCAAGTGTccaaaaaacacacacaactGTCTCACCAGGCCTAGCTCATGTGCACGTAATAATGTATTTCAAGGTTCTAGAATTTGTAGTTTAGAAGACCAAGGAAAACGCCTAatgaaaaaattgtatatatgaaGGGTATCAAAAGATTATTAAGTATTGAACAAAAATGcctttgttatttaattataataacatattttaaattaatattaataaaatacaacataaaagATAAATAGAATTGCAATCAAAGCCACCGTTTAACAATAGACGGAGATTATATTATTGATAAGGCATTTCAAATCTTAAATATTGTCAAGGAGCTTCCATTGATACGCATGAGTGATTTGATATCCGCCAAAGCTAAACTCTTaatttgatcttctgagaaatttaaatctgaaagaaaagaatcaaatttaaattataagcATTGAGCATTATAATGAAATTTAATTAGTATTACTTATCCTCCTTTTTTCGAAAAAAAAGGATCTTACTTGTATCATCCATTTTTTTCCTTTCGTTACATGATATATCTGTTGATAGTATTTTCCAAGTAGCATTCCATATGTTTTCTGGAGTTATGGTATTATTTGAAAGCAACATTGTACAAAACAGTTGACGAAGACACTTTGCTGAACACCAAAAACTTGCTTCTTTAATAGCTTCGATGTATTCTTTATCATCGTCGATAGGAATCTGCAGGGGTTTGAGTTTTTCCTCAGCTGAATAAGTGTTGgtcaaaagagaagaagaattttttttaggtGTGTGAGACGACATGGCCTAAAgctttttgttaaataattattGCAAGGTAATatgaatgatatatatataacattcacgTCATTGAATatatgaataatatattttccaTATTGATTGAATATAGGAATCATATATTTTCCATATAGTTTTCCTTCGGGGAATAATGTTATAGTTTTAAGTATTCACAAGCCATGTCATCTTTTTCATAAGCCATGTCATCTATTTAAGTGTGCcatgttatctttttttttgtgagagTCTTTGTAGAGATGACATGtaagaaaatttttaaaaatcacttctcaaatatagtctaggggattctCTTATAACATTTTCTTTATCATGTTAAAATTCTCTTATAACGTTTGCTTTAATTTGAAGAATTTAGTCCAAAAAAATCTTGATAAATGTTAATTAAACTAAAGAGGCTTTTACTatgacatttttttattaaagaaacCTGCCAGCCCGCGACAGAGCAGATTATGTGAGGAGGATTTGTCGATTTGATCCGTTTTAGCCTAAGCATGATGTGGAGATTCTCGATGCTTTGTTGGGCTTGTTCTACTTTCTGAAGCCCATTGTTCGCAGTGTGATAATCTATTCCACATGAACTCTCAAACGGACGTTGAAAAATCCTACTAAACTTGTAGGCAGGAATGACTTTTGTATATCATGTAACTTGTCCATAACAGCAGCACCAACTAATTTGGATCTCTATATAGCATATGTTCATGATCATCTAATGAAAAACTACATGGGTAAACTGTAAATTAACAAAGGAAGTACGCCCGGTCTGCTAACAACCAAAGTTTCAAAAGGGATCtttctttagaaaatatatagtaaGTAGCACTCAAATAAACAAACACATACTTTTctctaaaacacacaaaaaattaCAAGATATTTGGGAGTTTTTGGATTTTATaggaaaataaaactattaagtgtattaatataaattacacATATCAAAAGTTTCAATTTCGATGAAAATAGGTTTTCAAATCGCAACATCAACATCttctaaaagataaaatattcgaatttaagaaaaaaaactaatgagTAGCAGTTGGCAGTTGGTGGTGGCAAACTCTTGTCTATTTCTActctttatataaataataatacagTATTAATCAATAAAGGTGACAGAACATCCCAAGGATGCTGGGACATATTTTTGCTTATAAAAATGATGGAAATAGAGTTTTTAGTAATTTCAGATAAGTAGAGAAGTAGTAGTGGTGACAAGATCTATTTGGATCCAACGGTATCGGAACACGTATCGAAAGAGGGGATACTAGGTTAAAGAAACCTTGTTCTGTTCCTTCGGTGGCCGACTGATATTGAAATAGCAGCGACAATTTTGTGTGCATCGTCTTGCGAAGAAAAGGAACAATATGGAAAATGCTGAAGTAGGAGACTTCATACTTTACGTAAGATTTCAATAACAGATTTTTTCTTTAATGCTGGTTAACGATaatattataaactataaaatgttatatacacaattatagagaaaaagactaggatagcaccaaaccaagtttttgttcccaaagtagcactcaaggctcaaagtcacaaaaataggtttcattaaagaagtaaatatacacttataccttttgggttaattaatccaaaccttagggtttagagttaaggggtggagttttggaattagggtttaaaattttataataaataaatactaaaataaaaaataaaaattttaaaaacagtttcaaaaagtatttttaaattataaaaaaaaataaaaaaaataaaaaaaaattaaaaaaaattataaaaatttcgaatctgaaaacataaaatctgaaactataaaaaaaattttatttttatttttattttatttatttttgtttgtttatttaattttaaaccaagggtattagggatattttaccctttaatgaatgtcatttttgtgactttctccttctagtgtcatttttgagacataaacttcaaaaggtgctattattgacaattgccctatatTTTATCTATAATCGTCGATAATTTTACATGATTTATGATAATTTACTGAGTATTTAAAGATATTCTATGCAAcatgataaaaatatttctaaatatcTTTTTCTAATTCTCTGAAACTGAAATGTcattatttgatatataaacattaattaattttttttaacgtctgattaattatgctattacaacgatgataaatattacatagacgattctacagccgacaattctactATCATACGAAAATGCACGTTtgactgcatcactccaaaccGCCCTATGAAATCCATGTTCGATAATATGCACTGCACCATGATGAAGAACTCTTGTAACCCTTTTCTccataatttacataatttacatTTTCTGGGGCTTAAACCCCATATCTCATGGTATAGAAATATTAATGAATCCTTAATCAAACCACTGGACTACTTTCAcacattaataaatatttttgattaaaaaaaacattaactaatatttagttaaaccacaaactaaaataatttcACAAAATCTTTGATTAAACAACTATACTAAGAAAACTTCTACATTTGCATATCTACAACACAAATGTGAAGAAAGATAGAAAAGTCAAAAGCATTAATGAAATATCAAACGATTAGGTTTGTTATGGTGACTTTGATGCAAAACATTAGAAAACATAATTCTTCTTTTTCATGAATTTAccttataaatctttttttttgtgtctaaAATTCGCTTTTATTTGCAAATAAACCTTATTTTCTCAGTGGTACCtgataaaagaaacaaaaatttaaaataaaaaatagtttctacTTTTAAGGTGAAATTGGCAATGAAAATAGAAAGTAGAAAAATTTAGACAGAATGTTCTTCTTGGTAAGCGACAAACGAAAGATGTGTTTTGTCAAACAATTTAGCAGCAAAACTTCACATTTTCCCCTTTCGTCGTCTCTCTCCTCTGACATTTCTTCAATCACTTTTtctttctccatcttcttcttcttcaatgagCTTTTCATACGGAATCAAGTCAACGAATGTTCTTGTTTGCCAATCTCATTCTTGTTTTCATGAGCTTTAGTCCCAGCTAAGATTTTGAATTCCCAAAACCCTGTTCTTTGACTTGCCTTACATCAAAAGATTCACCAGTTCTATGATCTGAGCTTCAAACCCAATCCAAGAAAAAACATCCACTTCAAACAAACTCTGGTCCTGGATCTGTTTAACCCACAGTTTCAGACCAAACCCACATCAAAAGTTTCAACATTTAAGCCAAATCTTGAACCTAACCAGCTATGGTAGTAGAAGAGCAAAACCTCGAAAGTGGAGGATCCGTCCGTGTAGTCATCAAAGGAGAGAGTCATCTCCGTAATGTACTGTGGGGTCCAGTGCGGTGGATAAAGATGCTGGCCAAAGAGCTTCACTGGAGCTTTGTCTTCGGTGTGGTCTCACTCTACGGTATAAACCAAGGCCTTGGCGGCTCATTGGGCCGTGTAGCCACCGAGTATTACATGAAAGATGTTCAAAAGGTTCAGCCTTCAGAGTCTCAGGCTCTCACGGCCATCACCAAGATTCCGTGGATCATTAAGCCTCTTTGGGGCATTCTCACTGATGTTCTTCCCATCTATGGCTTCCACAGACGCCCTTACTTCGTTTTAGCAGGCGTCC
This genomic window contains:
- the LOC103874369 gene encoding replication factor A protein 1-like; its protein translation is MSIISKKNNSFVLVKNIDSADETQKIKVKVLVLWKTYKSSGNTHEMVLIDEEGSKIHAQVEENLMKKHLTVLKEGEAVSINTFQLKDYLGEFRTNPYPYKITFFRTTKVKAADDFLEYYPEKYFSNFEEILSGKLDKNILVDVIGQIVNIGPMEQIKTKGKDNSKLDNILRDTIYISACELLGELLLFLLIIGLHQ